A section of the Suncus etruscus isolate mSunEtr1 chromosome X, mSunEtr1.pri.cur, whole genome shotgun sequence genome encodes:
- the LOC125998778 gene encoding melanoma-associated antigen B3-like — MPRGRKSKLKASEKRRQARLETQGHAVAQATKAAAEASAEAGVAATSMASAEALLAGAAEASAEALLAGAAEASAEALLAGAAEASDEALLAGAAEASDEALLAGAAEASAQAAVAAGKAATATKGKAAAVAASIAPVVVKKRAATEGRKAEEVGKKTSTPQPMHGTKVQPHSASAANFKKPQEEQHVATSSKSQKKKPSFFASPLYLNPDQVARKANELEQFLLCKFKTKKVILKKDMLEIIGAELEEHFDEILKKASVGIEMEFAVKVMEVDPVIHSFDLVSKIKLPNNGRLRPGQGLPKTGLLMNILGIILLKGNRATEEDLWKYLGKMKVFPGRKHSLYGEPRKLITIDLVRLNYLVYRQIPKSDPPRFEFLWGPKAYAETSKKQVIEFLATIIGHEPSVLLAQFKDLLKEEDK, encoded by the coding sequence ATGCCTCGTGGGCGCAAGAGTAAGCTCAAGGCCTCTGAGAAGCGGCGCCAGGCCCGACTGGAGACCCAGGGCCATGCAGTGGCTCAAGCCaccaaagcagcagcagaagcctCGGCTGAGGCAGGTGTGGCAGCAACATCAATGGCCTCGGCTGAGGCACTTCTGGCAGGAGCAGCAGAGGCCTCGGCTGAGGCCCTTCTGGCAGGAGCAGCAGAGGCCTCGGCTGAGGCCCTTCTGGCAGGAGCAGCAGAGGCCTCGGATGAGGCCCTTCTGGCAGGAGCAGCAGAGGCCTCGGATGAGGCACTTCTGGCAGGAGCAGCAGAGGCTTCAGCACAGGCAGCTGTAGCAGCTGGCAAGGCAGCCACAGCCACCAAAGGAAAAGCTGCTGCAGTGGCTGCATCCATTGCACCGGTGGTAGTGAAGAAAAGAGCAGCCACAGAGGGAAGAAAAGCTGAAGAGGTGGGAAAGAAAACCTCTACTCCTCAGCCTATGCATGGTACTAAGGTCCAGCCTCATTCAGCCTCTGCTGCCAATTTTAAGAAGCCCCAGGAAGAGCAACATGTGGCCACTTCTTCCAAGAGTCAAAAAAAGAAGCCATCCTTCTTTGCAAGCCCACTATATCTAAATCCGGATCAGGTCGCAAGGAAGGCTAATGAGCTGGAGCAGTTCCTGTTGTGCAAGttcaaaacaaagaaagtcaTTCTGAAGAAGGATATGCTAGAGATCATCGGTGCAGAGTTAGAAGAGCACTTTGACGAAATCCTAAAGAAAGCTTCAGTGGGCATTGAGATGGAGTTCGCAGTCAAAGTCATGGAAGTAGACCCAGTGATCCACTCCTTTGATCTGGTGAGCAAGATTAAACTCCCCAACAATGGGAGGCTGCGTCCTGGCCAGGGGCTCCCCAAGACCGGTCTTCTGATGAATATCCTGGGCATCATCCTCTTGAAGGGCAACCGCGCCACAGAGGAAGATCTCTGGAAATACCTGGGCAAGATGAAAGTATTTCCTGGAAGGAAGCACTCCCTCTATGGGGAGCCGCGGAAGCTGATTACAATAGATCTGGTGAGGCTCAACTACCTGGTATATAGACAGATCCCCAAGAGTGATCCTCCACGCTTTGAGTTCCTCTGGGGCCCCAAAGCCTATGCTGAAACCAGCAAAAAGCAAGTCATTGAGTTTCTGGCAACAATCATTGGCCATGAACCCAGCGTATTACTGGCCCAGTTCAAAGACCTTTTGAAAGAAGAAGATAAGTAA